The Haloplanus salinarum genome includes a region encoding these proteins:
- the pstB gene encoding phosphate ABC transporter ATP-binding protein PstB — protein sequence MTDNPNQEYAADESTDDPTTDDMAIRTDVSESVAASGPTMSGDPVVRAENVDVWYNDDQALQDISLEIPENRVTAMIGPSGCGKSTFLRCINRMNDMIDAARVEGDLYLRGKNVYDDDVDPVALRRRVGMVFQSPNPFPKSIYDNVAYGLKIQNKDGDYDEIVEDSLKRAALWDEVKDQLDTSGLDLSGGQQQRLCIARAIAPDPEVILMDEPASALDPVATSKIEDLISELAEEYTVVIVTHNMQQAARISNKTAVFLTGGELVEFDDTEKIFENPDSQRVEDYITGKFG from the coding sequence ATGACAGACAACCCGAACCAGGAGTACGCGGCCGACGAATCGACCGACGATCCGACGACCGACGACATGGCCATCCGGACGGACGTAAGCGAGAGCGTCGCCGCGTCCGGCCCGACGATGAGCGGCGACCCCGTCGTCCGCGCCGAGAACGTCGACGTCTGGTACAACGACGATCAGGCGCTTCAGGACATCAGCCTCGAAATCCCGGAGAATCGGGTGACGGCCATGATCGGCCCCTCGGGCTGTGGGAAGTCCACCTTCCTCCGGTGTATCAACCGGATGAACGACATGATCGACGCCGCACGCGTCGAGGGCGACCTCTATCTGCGCGGGAAGAACGTCTACGACGACGACGTCGACCCCGTCGCGCTCCGTCGGCGCGTCGGGATGGTGTTCCAGTCGCCCAACCCCTTCCCCAAGAGCATCTACGACAACGTCGCCTACGGCCTGAAGATCCAGAACAAGGACGGCGACTACGACGAAATCGTCGAGGACTCCCTGAAGCGGGCGGCGCTGTGGGACGAGGTCAAGGACCAACTCGACACGTCCGGCCTCGACCTCTCGGGCGGGCAGCAACAGCGGCTCTGTATCGCCCGGGCCATCGCCCCCGACCCCGAGGTGATCCTGATGGACGAACCCGCCTCGGCGCTCGACCCGGTCGCCACCTCCAAGATCGAGGACCTCATCTCCGAACTCGCCGAGGAGTACACGGTCGTCATCGTCACCCACAACATGCAACAGGCCGCCCGCATCTCGAACAAGACCGCCGTCTTCCTCACCGGCGGCGAACTCGTCGAGTTCGACGACACCGAGAAGATCTTCGAGAACCCCGACAGCCAGCGGGTCGAGGACTACATCACCGGGAAGTTCGGCTGA
- the pstA gene encoding phosphate ABC transporter permease PstA: MATERGKIEDFGHVSRTVGTVFRYLLLAATLFGIVALTVLLIYVANDAIQPLTADPGWHLTFLLTLVLPTLAVGAYLFRTDPASFRFGGAVVGTLAVSTMFAGGVAMLFVDIVEPITWFAYVFALCLAFVGVVGIERLDRRLPFLARFVAAGAAVLLSVLFVPGLVTSLPVYPSDGVLLTLSVGTPIALVVGRYAAVDDGRRRRLAAVGVALAAVGLGAFVGPLVGVTPVPATVVLAVAIVPTGGYAIGHVRRFPERRAGLGFAAVILGGTVVGAAAVDALGFAGPQSWVDWGFLTSAHSGTAADAGLYPAIGGSILLMVTVAALSFPLGVGAAVYLEEYAPDNRLTRFIDVNISNLAGVPSVVYGLLGLGVFVTYLGQPTGTVLIGGATLALLILPIVIISAREALRSVPDSMRQASYGMGATRWQTIKNVVLPRAFPGILTGTILALGRAIGETAPLIMIGAPNVLFSLPTELSSKVSAMPLQVYAWASLFASDPFYQAAVPAGVVVLLVVLLSMNSIAIVLRNKYQSDR, translated from the coding sequence ATGGCGACCGAACGTGGCAAGATCGAGGATTTCGGCCACGTCAGCCGGACCGTGGGCACCGTCTTCCGGTATCTCCTGCTCGCGGCGACGCTGTTCGGCATCGTCGCGCTGACGGTCCTGCTGATCTACGTCGCGAACGACGCCATCCAGCCCCTGACGGCCGATCCGGGGTGGCACCTCACCTTCCTCCTGACGCTCGTCCTCCCGACGCTCGCCGTCGGGGCGTACCTCTTCCGGACCGACCCGGCCTCCTTCCGGTTCGGCGGGGCCGTCGTCGGCACGCTCGCCGTCAGCACTATGTTCGCGGGCGGCGTGGCGATGCTCTTCGTCGATATCGTCGAACCGATCACCTGGTTCGCCTACGTCTTCGCCCTCTGTCTCGCGTTCGTCGGCGTCGTGGGCATCGAGCGCTTGGACCGGCGGCTTCCCTTCCTCGCACGCTTCGTCGCCGCCGGTGCGGCCGTCCTCCTGTCGGTGCTGTTCGTCCCCGGCCTCGTCACGTCGCTCCCCGTCTACCCGAGCGACGGCGTGTTGCTGACGCTATCGGTCGGCACGCCCATCGCACTCGTCGTCGGCCGCTACGCCGCCGTCGATGACGGCCGGCGTCGGCGGCTGGCCGCGGTCGGCGTCGCCCTCGCCGCCGTCGGCCTCGGCGCGTTCGTCGGGCCGCTCGTCGGCGTCACGCCGGTGCCGGCGACGGTCGTCCTGGCGGTCGCCATCGTTCCGACCGGCGGCTACGCCATCGGCCACGTGCGCCGCTTCCCCGAGCGACGCGCCGGCCTCGGGTTCGCCGCCGTGATCCTCGGCGGGACGGTGGTGGGAGCCGCCGCCGTCGACGCCCTCGGGTTCGCCGGCCCCCAGTCGTGGGTCGACTGGGGGTTCCTCACCAGCGCCCACAGCGGAACCGCCGCCGACGCCGGCCTCTATCCGGCCATCGGCGGCTCGATCCTGCTGATGGTGACCGTCGCCGCCCTCTCTTTCCCGCTCGGGGTCGGCGCCGCGGTGTACTTGGAGGAGTACGCTCCCGACAACCGCCTCACCCGCTTCATCGACGTCAACATCTCGAACCTGGCGGGCGTCCCCTCCGTCGTCTACGGGTTGCTCGGGCTCGGCGTGTTCGTCACGTACCTCGGTCAGCCGACCGGGACCGTCCTGATCGGCGGGGCGACGCTCGCGCTCCTCATCCTCCCCATCGTCATCATCTCCGCGCGCGAGGCGCTCCGGAGCGTCCCGGATTCCATGCGCCAGGCGTCGTACGGGATGGGGGCGACCCGCTGGCAGACGATCAAGAACGTCGTCCTCCCGCGGGCGTTCCCGGGAATCCTGACGGGGACCATCCTCGCGCTCGGCCGGGCAATCGGCGAGACGGCGCCGCTCATCATGATCGGCGCGCCGAACGTCCTCTTCTCCCTGCCGACGGAGCTCTCCTCGAAGGTGAGCGCGATGCCCCTGCAGGTGTACGCCTGGGCGAGCCTCTTCGCCAGCGACCCGTTCTATCAGGCGGCCGTCCCGGCCGGCGTGGTGGTCCTCCTCGTCGTCCTGCTCAGCATGAACTCCATCGCCATCGTCCTCCGAAACAAGTACCAGAGCGACCGGTAA
- a CDS encoding PstS family phosphate ABC transporter substrate-binding protein yields the protein MTDEPAGGSASRRKFLTAAGSAGALALAGCTQSGDDGGDGGDGGDGELSGTIDIAGSSTVFPLATAMAERFQQEHSEVNVNIQSTGSGGGFANHFCPGRTDFNNASRPIQSAEEEACSENDITPVEFTVATDALTIVVNNEMDIDCITVEELRQIWSAEDPPTNWSDVNDDWPDQELELYGPTDASGTYDYFIEAIIGEEGPGHRQDYSATEQDRTIIQGVEGSENAIGYLGFAYYSQNQDRVTALGVDDGSGCTEPSLETARAGEYTPLSRPLFTYAKQESLAEEHVAEFARYWIENSTSQEIVADEVGYVPLSDEDQQAAMDALESAIENAQG from the coding sequence ATGACTGACGAACCCGCAGGTGGGTCCGCATCGCGCCGAAAGTTCCTGACCGCGGCCGGCTCGGCCGGTGCGCTCGCCCTCGCCGGTTGTACGCAGAGCGGCGACGACGGTGGCGACGGTGGCGACGGCGGCGACGGGGAGCTCTCCGGCACCATCGACATCGCGGGTAGTTCGACCGTCTTCCCGCTGGCGACGGCGATGGCCGAGCGATTCCAGCAGGAACACTCCGAAGTCAACGTCAACATCCAGTCGACCGGTTCCGGTGGCGGGTTCGCGAACCACTTCTGCCCCGGTCGGACGGACTTCAACAACGCCTCCCGCCCGATCCAATCCGCGGAGGAAGAGGCGTGTTCGGAGAACGACATCACGCCGGTCGAGTTCACCGTGGCCACGGACGCACTGACGATCGTCGTCAACAACGAGATGGACATCGACTGCATCACCGTCGAGGAACTCCGCCAGATCTGGTCGGCCGAGGATCCGCCGACCAACTGGAGCGACGTGAACGACGACTGGCCGGACCAGGAACTGGAGCTCTACGGCCCGACCGACGCCTCGGGGACCTACGACTACTTCATCGAGGCCATCATCGGCGAGGAGGGCCCGGGCCACCGCCAGGACTACTCCGCGACCGAGCAGGACCGCACGATCATCCAGGGCGTCGAGGGCTCGGAGAACGCCATCGGCTATCTCGGCTTCGCGTACTACTCCCAGAACCAGGACCGCGTGACGGCCCTCGGCGTCGACGACGGGAGCGGCTGTACCGAGCCGTCGCTGGAGACCGCTCGAGCCGGCGAGTACACGCCCCTGTCCCGGCCGCTTTTCACCTACGCCAAACAGGAGTCGCTGGCCGAGGAACACGTCGCCGAGTTCGCCCGCTACTGGATCGAGAACTCGACCAGTCAGGAGATCGTCGCCGACGAAGTCGGCTACGTCCCCCTCAGCGACGAGGATCAGCAAGCCGCGATGGACGCCCTCGAATCGGCCATCGAGAACGCGCAGGGTTGA
- a CDS encoding PQQ-binding-like beta-propeller repeat protein produces MQTATGAFVGGTLVSGLSDTASAQSGESWPQFGYDDARTGHAPGNTGPVANVAEQWRFVTEGAVGTSPTVVEDVLYAGSEDGNVYALETGSGDERWRFETEGPVVLSSPTVVDGTVYVGSYDDNVYALATGSGDERWRFETGGFVDSSPAVVDGTVYVGSFDGYVYALDAEAGGERWGFETGDAVVTSPTTADDTVYVGSQDDNVYALDAESGDERWRFETGRTVNSSPAVADGTVYVGNRGGDVYALDAESGDQRWRFATGEPVFSSPTTADDTVYVGSQDDNVYALDAGSGDVRWRFETGLGVESSPAVVDGTVYVGSYDGDVYALDAESGDQRWRFETGDGVRSSPAVLDGTVYVGSSDNSVYALTGDTPTPTPTSTPAPTTTSIATDTSGSPDDDTDTDDDASLPLLPVAGAAAAAGAGGLWYWRNNGEDAAGTGSTAADPSDDGGGGPVRRGTQRASEVSESGSDDTGPTPDAVTDPLDRGDDHREAATEHAEAGEYDRALSALDDAREAYREAREAAGESEAVDGEGIEDRLATLDDRRREVRRERLASRHDAVRDDLDRAGSLVETDPETARRQLMDLEDDIGDLASRAAGRGFDDLADRAATLESERVDLLAQTERAGHEGPPESIPEAPDVTVDYEALADEEPIGGGGNADVTRATLPTPEGDVALAIKRPRMQGTLHTDAVERLMQEAETWDKLDDHDHVVGVIDYGAEPLPWIAMEYMDAGHLGERAGGLDFEQALWTAISITKGVRHAHRRGVAHLDLKPANVLFRGVEGAWDVPKVADWGLSKHLLDHSKSVEGLSPQYAAPEQFDTDRGAADDLTDVYQLGAVLYELFTGEPPFDGSPAEAMHRVLHEEPTPPSEVAGLPPALDDVLLTALEKERSDRYDGVLLLREALQGLR; encoded by the coding sequence TTGCAGACGGCGACCGGGGCGTTCGTCGGTGGGACGCTGGTTTCGGGACTGTCGGACACGGCGAGCGCACAGAGCGGGGAGTCGTGGCCGCAGTTCGGGTACGACGACGCGCGGACGGGACATGCGCCGGGGAACACGGGGCCGGTGGCGAACGTGGCGGAGCAGTGGCGTTTCGTAACGGAGGGCGCCGTCGGAACGTCGCCCACAGTGGTCGAGGACGTACTCTACGCCGGGAGCGAAGACGGAAACGTCTACGCACTGGAAACGGGGTCGGGTGACGAACGGTGGCGCTTCGAAACGGAAGGACCGGTGGTTCTCTCGTCGCCGACGGTGGTCGACGGCACCGTCTACGTGGGTAGTTACGACGACAACGTCTACGCCCTGGCGACGGGGTCGGGTGACGAACGGTGGCGCTTCGAAACCGGGGGTTTCGTTGATTCGTCGCCGGCGGTGGTCGATGGCACCGTCTACGTCGGAAGTTTCGACGGCTACGTCTACGCACTGGACGCCGAAGCGGGCGGCGAACGGTGGGGCTTCGAGACGGGCGATGCGGTCGTGACGTCACCGACGACGGCCGACGACACCGTCTACGTCGGGAGTCAGGACGACAACGTCTACGCGCTGGACGCCGAATCGGGCGACGAACGGTGGCGCTTCGAGACGGGGCGGACCGTGAATTCGTCGCCGGCAGTGGCCGACGGTACCGTCTACGTCGGGAATCGCGGCGGCGACGTCTACGCGCTGGACGCGGAGTCCGGCGACCAACGGTGGCGCTTCGCGACGGGTGAGCCCGTGTTCTCGTCACCGACGACGGCCGACGACACCGTCTACGTCGGGAGTCAGGACGACAACGTCTACGCGCTGGACGCGGGTTCGGGCGACGTACGATGGCGCTTCGAAACCGGGCTTGGCGTAGAGTCGTCACCGGCGGTGGTCGACGGCACCGTCTACGTCGGAAGTTACGACGGCGACGTCTACGCGCTGGACGCGGAGTCCGGCGACCAACGGTGGCGCTTCGAAACCGGGGATGGCGTTCGATCGTCTCCGGCGGTGCTCGACGGCACCGTCTACGTCGGGTCCAGCGACAACAGCGTCTACGCGCTCACCGGCGACACGCCGACGCCCACACCCACGTCGACACCGGCCCCCACGACCACCTCGATAGCCACCGATACCTCCGGGAGTCCGGACGACGACACCGATACCGACGACGACGCCTCGCTGCCGCTCCTCCCCGTCGCGGGCGCGGCCGCCGCGGCCGGCGCCGGCGGCCTCTGGTACTGGCGGAACAACGGCGAGGACGCCGCCGGCACCGGCTCGACCGCCGCCGACCCGTCGGACGACGGCGGCGGTGGCCCGGTGCGGCGGGGAACGCAACGTGCGAGCGAGGTGTCCGAATCCGGCTCGGACGATACCGGCCCCACACCCGATGCGGTCACCGACCCGCTCGATCGGGGAGACGACCACCGAGAAGCGGCGACCGAGCACGCCGAGGCCGGCGAGTACGACCGCGCGCTCTCGGCGCTCGACGACGCTCGCGAAGCGTACCGCGAGGCCCGCGAGGCGGCGGGCGAAAGCGAGGCGGTCGACGGCGAGGGGATCGAGGATCGGTTGGCGACCCTCGACGATCGCCGGCGAGAGGTGCGCCGGGAGCGATTGGCGTCTCGCCACGATGCGGTACGGGACGACCTCGACCGCGCGGGATCCCTCGTGGAGACCGATCCGGAGACGGCCCGTCGCCAGCTGATGGACCTCGAAGACGATATCGGCGACCTCGCGTCCCGGGCAGCCGGCCGCGGGTTCGACGACCTCGCCGACCGAGCGGCCACCCTGGAATCCGAGCGGGTCGACCTGCTGGCCCAGACCGAGCGTGCGGGACATGAGGGCCCGCCCGAGTCGATCCCCGAGGCACCCGACGTCACGGTCGACTACGAGGCGCTGGCCGACGAGGAACCCATCGGCGGTGGCGGCAACGCCGACGTGACGAGAGCGACCCTGCCGACGCCCGAGGGCGACGTGGCCCTCGCGATCAAGCGCCCGCGGATGCAGGGGACGCTCCACACCGACGCCGTCGAGCGACTCATGCAGGAGGCCGAGACGTGGGACAAACTCGACGACCACGACCACGTGGTCGGCGTCATCGACTACGGAGCCGAACCCCTCCCCTGGATCGCCATGGAGTACATGGACGCCGGGCATCTCGGGGAGCGGGCGGGCGGCCTGGACTTCGAGCAGGCGCTCTGGACGGCGATTTCGATCACGAAGGGTGTCCGGCACGCCCACCGCCGGGGCGTCGCTCACCTGGATCTGAAGCCGGCGAACGTCCTCTTCCGCGGGGTCGAGGGAGCGTGGGACGTCCCGAAAGTCGCCGATTGGGGGCTCTCGAAACACCTGCTGGACCACTCGAAAAGTGTCGAAGGTCTGTCCCCGCAGTACGCCGCCCCCGAACAGTTCGATACGGATCGGGGTGCGGCCGACGACCTCACGGACGTCTACCAACTCGGTGCGGTCCTCTACGAACTCTTCACCGGGGAACCACCGTTCGATGGTTCTCCCGCGGAGGCGATGCACCGGGTGTTACACGAGGAGCCGACGCCGCCAAGCGAGGTGGCGGGCCTGCCGCCCGCGTTGGACGACGTGTTGCTGACGGCGCTCGAAAAGGAGCGATCCGACAGATACGACGGCGTTTTGCTGTTGCGCGAGGCGTTGCAGGGCCTCCGGTGA
- the pstC gene encoding phosphate ABC transporter permease subunit PstC → MSTDDLTQDLTRRTENAPQELLTRSFFFLCAVLSIVTTVSIIVLLTTEAAKFFTVTAPLMGVEGATASVVDFLTGTEWVINNEQFGVLPLVSATLAITIGSAAVSLPLGVATAIYLSEYATPRARSVLKPALEVLAGVPTVVYGFFAVVYITPALKTIIPGLGTFNMLSASIVVGIMIIPMVASISEDAMSAVPDSLRQAGYGMGATKFDVSVGIVVPASLSGIFSSFILALSRAIGETMAVTVAAGSQANLLNPLNPAAYLEGALPMTAAMVNLLTGDITGGGVAYRSLFAIGLTLFVITLVMNVISDLVAQRYREEY, encoded by the coding sequence ATGAGTACGGACGACCTGACACAGGACCTCACCCGGCGGACGGAGAACGCGCCACAGGAGCTGTTGACGCGCTCGTTTTTCTTCCTGTGTGCGGTGCTGTCCATCGTCACCACGGTCAGCATCATCGTCCTGTTGACCACCGAGGCGGCGAAGTTCTTCACCGTGACTGCCCCGCTGATGGGCGTCGAGGGAGCGACCGCGTCGGTCGTCGACTTCCTCACCGGCACGGAGTGGGTGATCAACAACGAACAGTTCGGCGTCCTGCCGCTGGTGTCGGCGACGCTCGCGATCACCATCGGCTCCGCGGCCGTCTCGCTTCCCCTCGGCGTCGCGACGGCCATCTACCTCAGCGAGTATGCGACCCCGCGTGCGCGCTCGGTGTTGAAGCCCGCACTGGAGGTACTGGCCGGGGTGCCGACGGTCGTCTACGGCTTCTTCGCCGTCGTCTACATCACGCCCGCACTCAAGACGATCATCCCCGGGCTGGGCACGTTCAACATGCTCTCTGCGAGCATCGTCGTCGGCATCATGATCATTCCGATGGTGGCCTCGATCAGCGAGGACGCGATGTCGGCGGTGCCCGACTCGCTGCGGCAGGCCGGCTACGGGATGGGCGCGACGAAGTTCGACGTCTCGGTCGGCATCGTCGTTCCCGCCTCGCTCTCGGGCATCTTCTCCTCCTTTATCCTCGCGCTCTCGCGAGCCATCGGCGAGACCATGGCCGTCACCGTCGCCGCGGGCTCACAGGCGAACCTCCTCAATCCACTCAATCCCGCCGCGTACCTGGAGGGGGCACTCCCGATGACGGCCGCGATGGTGAACCTGCTGACCGGCGACATCACCGGGGGCGGGGTCGCCTACCGGAGCCTCTTCGCCATCGGCCTCACCCTCTTCGTCATCACGCTCGTCATGAACGTCATCAGCGACCTCGTCGCACAGCGGTACCGGGAGGAGTACTGA